Proteins from a single region of Amycolatopsis sp. CA-230715:
- a CDS encoding phage portal protein produces the protein MGWFRTLRSWRDAPRGGDGSPATPSAGERFSRPLNFTLDLPPEMTFGGGLPMDGPIEPRIGRAQAMSVGAVKRSRDLICGTLGALPMRVHNRDRQTVPNVLFEQPEPDTARSVTMTRIVEDLFFEGRAWLRITEFGWHGYPTKVRRLEPRAVNVQQNAKVYVSSSDGRVQGGAWEWVPDAELIRIDSPNDPLLTAGARAIRTCLLLDRAAARYASDPLPLGYFAPAEGAMDPTPDEVRDLLDEWEEANRSRSWGYVGAALRANVLQWNPEQLQLAQARDTAVLEISRICGLDPEDLGVSTTTRTYQNAEQRRLDMLDFTLKAYVTAIEDRLSMGDVLPRGHFARFQYEGFLRSDTLTRMQVYEIGRRVGVYNDERIAELEDIPSARPQKPPAPAAPPPVEQAPPAPTTSKEDAVAATAGQRWHFTADGPLALGFDLDAATAQFTVDSAKRTVSGVAVPWGAVARSGGRRWRFAKDSLHWGGDASRVKLNRDHDRAQSFGYAATLESTHAGLVASFRIGRGAEGDAMLALAEDHVYDGFSIEVDFEPGDGWEPDPTDETVCLVHSGTLRAVALTAMPAFDGARVAHVAATREETTVSAPAAPAAEPTPAEPAPAAPAAVDFAQLATGLSESIRTAVAEAFANLPQPQGGRQVIPAGEGAAVVREPLVYRMDGNGHSMVRDAWKARTEGDVDARDRLNKFSLQLTNASREASEPVRFGANTGNAAAVIPPGYRPDLYVTQLMQGRPLWSAVSRGTLTDATPFTIPAFGSASGMTGNHTEGTNPTGGTLVVGTKTVSPGAVSGLFSLTREIVDSANPAIDAIATQAMQESYTQQTEAKLYAELNGPNGQGGAITGGFVPSGAQVSTTKGGSVAGGTLGGEKLIMGSRAALAAYPFRRFGAPNRMFLSAEGTSAFATALDNTGRPLLPSVGAQNTVGVGNAVTQGWYVDGLAAQPAWSMSGNAAGDADVLGFNSNDVWAWESPLLTFRFEERGGPANIDLALFGYVACRVLRPVGVFAVRHTVDA, from the coding sequence GTGGGATGGTTCCGGACGCTGCGCTCCTGGCGCGACGCACCGAGAGGTGGTGACGGTTCCCCGGCGACCCCGAGCGCCGGGGAACGCTTCTCCCGTCCCCTGAATTTCACGCTCGACCTGCCGCCGGAAATGACGTTCGGCGGCGGCCTGCCGATGGACGGGCCGATCGAACCGCGGATCGGGCGCGCGCAGGCCATGAGCGTCGGCGCGGTGAAACGCTCACGGGACCTGATTTGCGGCACGCTCGGCGCGCTGCCCATGCGCGTGCACAACCGCGACCGGCAGACGGTGCCGAACGTGCTGTTCGAGCAGCCCGAGCCCGACACCGCCCGGTCAGTCACCATGACGCGAATCGTGGAAGACCTCTTTTTCGAGGGCCGCGCGTGGTTGCGCATCACCGAGTTCGGTTGGCACGGCTACCCCACGAAGGTGCGGCGGCTGGAACCGCGCGCGGTCAACGTCCAGCAAAACGCCAAGGTCTACGTGTCCTCTTCGGACGGACGTGTGCAGGGTGGGGCGTGGGAGTGGGTGCCCGACGCCGAGTTGATCCGTATCGACTCGCCGAATGACCCGCTCCTGACCGCCGGTGCCCGAGCGATCCGGACGTGTCTTCTGCTCGACCGCGCCGCCGCCCGCTACGCCAGCGACCCGTTGCCGCTGGGGTACTTCGCGCCCGCCGAGGGTGCGATGGACCCGACCCCGGACGAGGTGCGCGACTTGCTCGACGAGTGGGAAGAGGCGAACCGGTCCCGTTCGTGGGGCTACGTCGGCGCCGCGCTGCGCGCGAACGTCTTGCAGTGGAACCCCGAGCAACTCCAGCTCGCGCAGGCGCGCGACACCGCCGTGTTGGAGATCTCCCGTATCTGCGGGCTCGACCCCGAAGACCTCGGGGTGTCGACCACGACCCGGACTTACCAGAACGCCGAGCAACGTCGCCTCGACATGCTCGACTTCACGCTGAAGGCGTACGTGACCGCGATCGAAGACCGGCTATCGATGGGGGACGTGTTGCCGCGTGGGCACTTCGCGCGGTTCCAGTACGAGGGCTTCCTTCGCTCGGACACCTTGACCCGCATGCAGGTCTACGAGATCGGGCGCCGTGTCGGCGTCTACAACGACGAGCGAATCGCCGAGCTGGAAGACATCCCGAGCGCGCGCCCGCAGAAACCACCCGCCCCGGCCGCGCCGCCGCCCGTCGAGCAGGCGCCGCCCGCCCCCACCACCAGCAAGGAGGACGCCGTGGCCGCCACTGCTGGCCAGCGTTGGCACTTCACCGCGGACGGCCCGCTCGCGCTCGGGTTCGACCTCGACGCCGCAACCGCACAGTTCACAGTGGACAGTGCCAAGCGCACCGTGTCCGGCGTCGCCGTGCCCTGGGGCGCGGTCGCGCGCTCCGGCGGCCGCCGCTGGCGGTTCGCGAAGGACTCCCTGCACTGGGGCGGCGACGCATCCCGAGTGAAGTTGAACAGGGACCACGACCGCGCGCAGTCATTCGGCTACGCCGCCACGCTGGAAAGCACTCACGCCGGGCTCGTCGCGTCGTTCCGCATCGGGCGCGGCGCCGAGGGGGACGCGATGCTCGCGCTCGCCGAAGACCACGTTTACGACGGCTTCTCGATCGAAGTGGACTTCGAGCCCGGCGACGGCTGGGAGCCCGACCCCACCGACGAAACCGTGTGCCTGGTGCACAGCGGAACCCTGCGCGCCGTCGCGCTGACCGCAATGCCCGCTTTCGACGGCGCGAGAGTCGCGCACGTCGCCGCAACCCGAGAGGAAACCACCGTGTCCGCACCCGCCGCACCGGCCGCCGAGCCGACCCCGGCCGAGCCCGCCCCGGCCGCTCCGGCGGCCGTCGACTTCGCGCAGCTCGCTACCGGCCTGTCCGAGTCCATCCGTACCGCGGTCGCCGAGGCGTTCGCGAACCTGCCGCAGCCGCAGGGCGGCCGCCAGGTCATCCCCGCCGGGGAAGGCGCCGCCGTCGTCCGTGAGCCCCTGGTGTACCGAATGGACGGTAACGGGCACTCGATGGTGCGCGACGCCTGGAAGGCGCGCACCGAGGGCGATGTGGACGCCCGCGACCGGCTCAACAAGTTCTCGCTCCAGCTCACCAACGCCAGCCGTGAAGCCTCCGAGCCGGTGCGGTTCGGTGCGAATACCGGCAACGCCGCCGCCGTGATCCCGCCCGGCTACCGGCCGGACCTCTACGTCACCCAGCTCATGCAGGGCCGTCCACTGTGGTCGGCGGTCAGCCGCGGAACGCTCACCGACGCAACCCCGTTCACCATCCCCGCGTTCGGCTCGGCGTCCGGGATGACCGGCAATCACACCGAGGGCACCAACCCCACCGGCGGCACGCTCGTCGTCGGCACCAAGACCGTTTCGCCCGGCGCAGTGTCGGGGCTGTTCAGCCTCACCCGCGAAATCGTCGACTCGGCCAACCCCGCGATCGACGCGATCGCGACGCAGGCAATGCAGGAGTCCTACACCCAGCAGACCGAAGCAAAGCTCTACGCCGAACTCAACGGCCCGAACGGGCAGGGCGGCGCGATCACCGGCGGGTTCGTTCCCTCGGGCGCGCAGGTGTCGACCACCAAGGGCGGTTCGGTCGCCGGTGGCACGCTCGGCGGCGAAAAGCTGATCATGGGTTCCCGCGCGGCGCTGGCCGCCTACCCGTTCCGCCGCTTCGGTGCGCCGAACAGGATGTTCCTTTCCGCCGAGGGAACTTCGGCGTTCGCTACCGCGCTCGACAACACCGGGCGGCCGCTGCTCCCGTCCGTCGGCGCACAGAACACGGTCGGCGTCGGCAACGCGGTGACGCAGGGCTGGTACGTCGACGGGCTCGCCGCGCAACCGGCGTGGTCGATGTCCGGCAACGCCGCCGGGGACGCCGACGTGCTCGGCTTCAACTCGAACGACGTATGGGCGTGGGAGTCGCCGCTCCTGACATTCCGGTTCGAGGAACGCGGCGGCCCGGCGAACATCGACCTCGCGCTGTTCGGCTACGTCGCGTGCCGCGTGCTGCGCCCCGTCGGTGTCTTTGCCGTCCGGCACACGGTGGACGCCTGA
- a CDS encoding phage tail protein, protein MAAGERTIRIRFTGTAAKLVAAAKAGAAAVDEFRDKFERHGKVVAAATSLYAAGAAGMASLAQKGALVATVFSSLVSVGAMLANSAGAAPLFVAGMLGAAGAIAAVKLGADGAKRAFEGLRSTTDTLKAQVSGAFEKALLPGVNSLKTVLPQLSGGLQQIATAMGQAFSRVTELVKTSGAAQQLNGVFGGMATIIRNIGAFLAPVIVALIRIGSVAMPILAQMTAGFGAAGERFRAFIDAAANDGRLAQWIQNALTLFHTLGDMAGQAFSILHDVISGLLASDLGGLSGGLGTILATVQAFTSSAAGQQAIRAVGDALAAVSGAVGQVLNAGLRAIAPIIPPLAAAFAQLATMAGTVLAAALRILAPILLAVANFLQQNMSWLGPVVIAVGALAAGLGVLNAAFAAWKVIQEAATIAQWAWNAALAANPVVLVIGLLAGLVAAFVTLWNKSAEFRDFFIGIWNAIKDALAAVGRFFADVWDGIWLQVDRLVGMIRDAWNSAGDFIKSVFRGVGNFLETIWDGIGRGLKGAINWVIDRINSLVHGVNDVTGIVGIPKIPDIPHLARGGTATAGQSYLVGERGPELFTPGRTGRVTNANTTAAALGAATAPEVHVYIGDRELTDLVRVVVRESNRATRRAVLAGGTA, encoded by the coding sequence ATGGCCGCCGGGGAGCGCACGATCCGTATCCGGTTCACCGGCACGGCCGCCAAGCTCGTGGCCGCCGCGAAGGCTGGTGCGGCCGCCGTCGACGAGTTCCGCGACAAGTTCGAGCGGCACGGCAAGGTCGTCGCGGCCGCCACGTCGCTCTACGCGGCGGGCGCGGCTGGTATGGCGTCGCTGGCGCAGAAGGGCGCACTCGTCGCCACGGTGTTCTCGTCCCTGGTGTCCGTTGGCGCGATGCTGGCGAACTCGGCGGGCGCGGCGCCGCTGTTCGTCGCCGGGATGCTCGGCGCCGCCGGTGCGATAGCCGCGGTGAAGCTCGGCGCCGACGGCGCGAAACGCGCGTTCGAGGGGCTGCGGTCCACAACGGACACCCTCAAGGCGCAAGTCTCGGGCGCCTTCGAGAAGGCGCTACTGCCGGGCGTCAACAGCCTGAAAACCGTTCTGCCGCAACTGTCCGGCGGTCTCCAGCAGATCGCGACCGCGATGGGACAGGCGTTCTCGCGCGTCACCGAGCTGGTCAAGACCAGCGGCGCCGCTCAGCAACTCAACGGCGTTTTCGGTGGCATGGCAACGATAATCCGCAACATCGGGGCGTTTCTCGCACCGGTCATCGTTGCCTTGATCCGCATCGGTTCGGTTGCTATGCCGATCCTCGCGCAGATGACGGCAGGGTTCGGCGCCGCCGGTGAGCGGTTCCGCGCGTTCATCGACGCCGCCGCGAACGATGGTCGGTTGGCACAGTGGATCCAGAACGCCCTAACCCTTTTTCACACGCTCGGCGATATGGCCGGACAAGCCTTTTCGATCCTTCACGACGTGATCAGTGGCCTTCTGGCGTCGGATCTCGGCGGCCTCTCCGGCGGGCTCGGCACGATCCTCGCGACCGTTCAGGCGTTCACCAGCTCGGCCGCCGGACAGCAAGCTATCCGCGCTGTCGGCGACGCTCTCGCCGCCGTCTCCGGCGCCGTCGGTCAGGTACTCAACGCCGGACTTCGCGCGATAGCACCGATCATCCCGCCCTTGGCGGCCGCGTTCGCGCAACTGGCCACAATGGCCGGAACCGTGCTCGCCGCCGCGCTCCGAATCTTGGCCCCGATCCTGCTCGCGGTCGCGAACTTCTTGCAACAGAACATGTCTTGGCTCGGGCCGGTCGTGATCGCGGTGGGCGCGCTCGCCGCCGGCCTCGGCGTGCTGAACGCCGCGTTCGCCGCCTGGAAAGTCATTCAGGAAGCCGCCACCATCGCTCAATGGGCCTGGAACGCCGCGCTAGCAGCAAATCCCGTCGTCCTCGTTATCGGACTGCTCGCCGGGCTCGTCGCCGCGTTCGTGACCTTATGGAACAAGAGCGCAGAATTTCGAGACTTTTTCATCGGAATTTGGAATGCGATCAAGGATGCGCTAGCCGCCGTTGGCCGATTTTTCGCGGACGTGTGGGACGGAATTTGGTTGCAAGTCGACCGATTGGTCGGCATGATCCGCGACGCCTGGAACTCCGCCGGGGATTTCATCAAAAGCGTTTTCCGAGGTGTCGGAAATTTCCTTGAAACAATCTGGGACGGAATCGGGCGCGGACTGAAAGGTGCAATAAACTGGGTTATTGACCGGATCAACAGCTTGGTACACGGCGTCAATGACGTGACCGGAATTGTTGGCATTCCCAAAATACCAGACATCCCGCACCTGGCGCGAGGTGGCACCGCGACCGCCGGACAGTCCTATTTGGTCGGTGAGCGCGGCCCCGAGCTGTTCACCCCCGGCCGCACCGGGCGAGTGACGAACGCGAACACGACGGCGGCCGCGCTCGGCGCCGCCACGGCCCCGGAGGTGCACGTGTACATCGGAGACCGCGAACTCACCGATCTTGTGCGGGTCGTGGTGCGCGAGTCCAACCGCGCCACCCGCCGCGCCGTTCTCGCCGGGGGCACCGCATGA
- a CDS encoding terminase small subunit, with translation MNGPADADETRVDGGDVVGAVRSALAVLALERADLAAQALAVRLAATIDAEESGRTVSELARQLLAVLESLGATPAARRALMKGVPEQAAAKASALDELRKRRERRSGA, from the coding sequence GTGAACGGCCCGGCGGACGCCGACGAGACCCGTGTGGACGGCGGGGACGTGGTGGGCGCGGTTCGGTCGGCGCTGGCGGTTCTGGCGCTGGAACGGGCCGACTTGGCGGCGCAGGCGCTCGCGGTGCGGCTCGCGGCGACCATCGACGCCGAGGAATCCGGGCGCACGGTGTCCGAGCTGGCGCGGCAGTTGCTCGCGGTGCTCGAATCGCTCGGCGCCACCCCGGCCGCGCGCCGCGCGCTCATGAAGGGCGTGCCCGAGCAGGCCGCCGCGAAGGCGTCCGCGCTCGACGAGCTGCGCAAGCGGCGCGAGCGCCGGAGTGGGGCGTGA
- a CDS encoding terminase, which translates to MSVPTIPGYPLGAGQPAVLGRTEPRIWTPPLRELTPETSYGFDVIEFAAEVVEQPLDPWQEWVVIHAGELLPDGRPRFRKLLILVARQNGKTHLLVILTLFWLFVERVGLVLGTSTKLDYAAESWRKACRLARRVPDLDAEIPANGGIRKANGEQVLWRADAIEEALDEGSRYKIAASNAEGGRSLTIDRLVMDELRQHRDYSAHDAAVPATNAVIDAQVMGISNAGDDTSVVLNDMRAAAIRFIETGEGDPRAGLIEYSAPDGSSPLDLDALAHANPNLGRRIDPDALLGDAQTAVKLGGAKLAGFKTENMCMNVPIMDAAIDGAAWAAGFEPGTLDDVRHRIALCLDVAPDGEHATLVAAAVLDSRKVRVEVVKAWTDTATLRAELPALVAKVKPRVFGWFPAGPAAALAADLRENRTAGWPPKGTRAEEIRQDVPAVCMGLADLVKTGGVLHSDDPLLTAHVTGAEKLRQGDAWRFVRRGVGHCDGAYATAGAVHLARAMPVQQKPVVVSRRRSAEPAG; encoded by the coding sequence GTGAGCGTCCCGACGATTCCCGGCTACCCGCTCGGCGCCGGGCAACCGGCGGTGCTCGGCCGGACCGAGCCGCGGATTTGGACGCCGCCGCTGCGCGAGCTGACGCCGGAGACCTCGTACGGGTTCGACGTGATCGAGTTCGCCGCCGAGGTCGTCGAGCAACCGTTGGACCCGTGGCAAGAGTGGGTGGTGATCCACGCGGGCGAGTTGCTGCCCGATGGCCGCCCGCGGTTCCGAAAGCTGCTCATCCTCGTGGCTCGCCAGAACGGCAAGACGCACTTGTTGGTCATCCTGACCCTGTTCTGGTTGTTCGTCGAGCGCGTCGGCCTGGTGCTCGGCACGTCGACGAAACTCGACTACGCCGCCGAGTCGTGGCGGAAGGCGTGCCGTCTGGCGCGGCGGGTACCGGACCTCGACGCCGAGATCCCCGCGAACGGCGGCATCCGCAAGGCCAACGGCGAACAGGTCCTCTGGCGCGCGGACGCGATCGAGGAAGCGCTCGACGAGGGATCGCGGTACAAGATCGCCGCCAGCAACGCCGAGGGCGGCCGGTCGCTCACGATCGACCGTCTCGTGATGGACGAGCTGCGCCAGCACCGCGACTATTCAGCGCACGACGCCGCCGTGCCCGCGACCAACGCCGTGATCGACGCGCAAGTCATGGGGATCTCGAACGCCGGAGACGACACGTCCGTGGTGCTGAACGACATGCGCGCCGCCGCTATCCGGTTCATCGAGACCGGAGAAGGCGACCCGCGCGCCGGGCTGATCGAGTACTCCGCGCCCGATGGTTCGTCGCCTTTGGATCTCGACGCGCTCGCGCACGCGAACCCGAACCTTGGGCGCCGCATCGATCCGGATGCGTTGCTCGGCGACGCCCAGACCGCGGTCAAGCTCGGCGGCGCGAAGCTCGCGGGGTTCAAGACAGAGAACATGTGCATGAACGTGCCGATCATGGATGCCGCGATCGACGGCGCCGCGTGGGCCGCCGGGTTCGAGCCCGGAACGCTCGACGACGTGCGGCACCGGATCGCGTTGTGTCTCGACGTAGCGCCCGACGGCGAACACGCCACGCTCGTGGCGGCCGCCGTGCTCGACTCCCGCAAGGTCCGGGTGGAGGTCGTCAAGGCGTGGACGGACACGGCGACGTTGCGCGCCGAGCTGCCCGCGCTCGTCGCGAAGGTCAAGCCGAGGGTGTTCGGGTGGTTCCCGGCGGGCCCGGCCGCCGCGCTCGCCGCCGACTTGCGGGAGAACCGCACCGCCGGATGGCCACCGAAAGGCACCCGCGCCGAAGAGATCCGCCAGGACGTACCCGCCGTCTGCATGGGACTCGCGGACCTGGTGAAGACCGGCGGCGTGCTGCACTCCGACGACCCGTTGCTGACCGCGCACGTCACCGGCGCGGAGAAGCTGCGCCAGGGCGACGCGTGGCGGTTCGTCCGGCGCGGCGTCGGGCACTGCGACGGCGCGTACGCGACGGCGGGCGCGGTCCACCTGGCGCGCGCGATGCCGGTACAGCAAAAGCCGGTGGTCGTCTCGCGCCGCCGGAGTGCCGAACCCGCTGGGTGA